In Chanodichthys erythropterus isolate Z2021 chromosome 11, ASM2448905v1, whole genome shotgun sequence, a single window of DNA contains:
- the krcp gene encoding kelch repeat-containing protein isoform X1, whose protein sequence is MEDFGVYAIFGVDEPPQQILSRRDGWQSSVEIQPSVQLMVLFSRGDWGKRDAISVELADERNIPISMGKLTPFNKCLSWEAGEDGVWSNGATLTVKLSGGTSDFLDPMLTVSQMECTPECNSTAPALRECPGKRKRSQGEEDEEIDEGRGKENICPNASEKATPHRRGKNNPRGGQTRLFSQKEEQTATSSSQSHKAKGKQAKTPSQTAPLDKPSGRWGQTLCPIDPQTAILIGGQGSRMQFCKDPIWKLCTEDLSWVPAETLAEGPTPEARIGHTATYDPESKRIFVFGGSKHKKWFNDVHILDTESWRWTLVEAQGKVPPLAYHSCSMFRGELFVFGGVFPRPHPEPDGCSDSLYIFNPDMAIWYQPIVNGEKPAPRSGHSACVMQGRIFVFGGWDTPVCFNDMFMLDLGLMEFSAVKTSGTAPSPRSWHGCAVLSDCSFLIHGGYNGNNALSDTFIFNTDTSCWSSLILPQLNSVPRAGHSIITMPTTCRKGSIDEQEELSESAPQTLLVFGGGDNEGSFFSDLFTMPVEELRRD, encoded by the exons ATGGAGGACTTTGGTGTTTATGCGATATTTGGAGTAGATGAACCACCACAGCAGATCTTAAG CAGGCGTGATGGCTGGCAGAGCTCAGTTGAGATCCAGCCCAGTGTTCAGCTGATGGTTCTCTTCTCCAGAGGAGACTGGGGAAAGCGAGATGCAATCTCTGTGGAACTTGCTGATGAGAGAAACATACCCATTAGTATGGGGAAACTAACACCATTCAATAA ATGTCTGTCATGGGAAGCTGGTGAAGATGGAGTCTGGTCCAATGGAGCAACCTTAACTGTAAAACTCAGTGGG GGTACTAGTGATTTCTTGGATCCAATGTTGACTGTTTCACAGATGGAATGCACTCCAGAG TGCAACTCCACAGCACCGGCATTAAGGGAATGTCCAGGCAAGAGGAAGCGGTCTCAGGGAGAGGAGGATGAAGAAATTGATGAAGGGAGAGGAAAGGAGAACATCTGTCCTAACGCCTCAGAAAAGGCAACACCTCACAGACGGGGCAAGAACAATCCTCGTGGAGGTCAAACACGACTGTTCTCGCAAAAGGAGGAACAGACTGCAACTTCCAGTTCTCAGAGTCACAAAGCTAAAGGCAAGCAAGCCAAAACCCCCTCACAGACTG CTCCATTAGACAAGCCGTCAGGTCGCTGGGGTCAGACTCTCTGTCCCATTGATCCTCAGACAGCCATTTTGATTGGAGGACAAGGATCCAGAATGCAGTTCTGTAAAGACCCCATCTGGAAACTGTGCACAG AGGATCTTTCTTGGGTACCTGCTGAAACCCTGGCAGAAGGACCGACCCCTGAGGCCCGCATTGGTCACACTGCGACCTATGACCCTGAGTCTAAGCGTATCTTTGTGTTTGGTGGCTCGAAGCATAAGAAATGGTTCAATGATGTTCACATCTTAGACACAGAAAGCTGGCGTTGGACTTTGGTTGAG GCGCAGGGAAAAGTGCCTCCTCTGGCTTACCACAGCTGCAGTATGTTTCGGGGAGAGCTCTTTGTGTTCGGAGGAGTGTTTCCTCGCCCACATCCAGAACCAGACGGCTGCAGTGACTCCCTCTATATCTTCAACCCTGATATGGCCATCTGGTATCAACCCATTGTCAATGGAGAGAAGCCTGCTCCACGCTCTGG GCACTCAGCATGTGTGATGCAGGGGAGGATCTTTGTGTTTGGCGGCTGGGACACCCCTGTCTGCTTCAATGACATGTTCATGCTAGACCTTG GCTTGATGGAGTTTTCTGCTGTGAAGACAAGTGGAACAGCCCCCTCTCCTAGAAG CTGGCATGGCTGTGCGGTTCTTTCGGACTGCAGCTTCCTGATCCATGGCGGCTACAATGGGAACAACGCACTGAGTGATACATTCATCTTCAACACAG ACACTAGTTGCTGGTCATCTCTGATTCTACCCCAGCTCAATTCTGTTCCCCGAGCTGGACACTCCATCATTACCATGCCCACCACATGCAGaaag GGATCCATAGATGAACAGGAGGAACTTTCAGAGTCTGCTCCACAGACGCTGTTGGTTTTCGGTGGGGGTGACAACGAAGGGAGCTTCTTTTCGGACCTTTTCACTATGCCAGTAGAGGAGCTAAGAAGAGACTAA
- the krcp gene encoding kelch repeat-containing protein isoform X2, with amino-acid sequence MEDFGVYAIFGVDEPPQQILRRDGWQSSVEIQPSVQLMVLFSRGDWGKRDAISVELADERNIPISMGKLTPFNKCLSWEAGEDGVWSNGATLTVKLSGGTSDFLDPMLTVSQMECTPECNSTAPALRECPGKRKRSQGEEDEEIDEGRGKENICPNASEKATPHRRGKNNPRGGQTRLFSQKEEQTATSSSQSHKAKGKQAKTPSQTAPLDKPSGRWGQTLCPIDPQTAILIGGQGSRMQFCKDPIWKLCTEDLSWVPAETLAEGPTPEARIGHTATYDPESKRIFVFGGSKHKKWFNDVHILDTESWRWTLVEAQGKVPPLAYHSCSMFRGELFVFGGVFPRPHPEPDGCSDSLYIFNPDMAIWYQPIVNGEKPAPRSGHSACVMQGRIFVFGGWDTPVCFNDMFMLDLGLMEFSAVKTSGTAPSPRSWHGCAVLSDCSFLIHGGYNGNNALSDTFIFNTDTSCWSSLILPQLNSVPRAGHSIITMPTTCRKGSIDEQEELSESAPQTLLVFGGGDNEGSFFSDLFTMPVEELRRD; translated from the exons ATGGAGGACTTTGGTGTTTATGCGATATTTGGAGTAGATGAACCACCACAGCAGATCTTAAG GCGTGATGGCTGGCAGAGCTCAGTTGAGATCCAGCCCAGTGTTCAGCTGATGGTTCTCTTCTCCAGAGGAGACTGGGGAAAGCGAGATGCAATCTCTGTGGAACTTGCTGATGAGAGAAACATACCCATTAGTATGGGGAAACTAACACCATTCAATAA ATGTCTGTCATGGGAAGCTGGTGAAGATGGAGTCTGGTCCAATGGAGCAACCTTAACTGTAAAACTCAGTGGG GGTACTAGTGATTTCTTGGATCCAATGTTGACTGTTTCACAGATGGAATGCACTCCAGAG TGCAACTCCACAGCACCGGCATTAAGGGAATGTCCAGGCAAGAGGAAGCGGTCTCAGGGAGAGGAGGATGAAGAAATTGATGAAGGGAGAGGAAAGGAGAACATCTGTCCTAACGCCTCAGAAAAGGCAACACCTCACAGACGGGGCAAGAACAATCCTCGTGGAGGTCAAACACGACTGTTCTCGCAAAAGGAGGAACAGACTGCAACTTCCAGTTCTCAGAGTCACAAAGCTAAAGGCAAGCAAGCCAAAACCCCCTCACAGACTG CTCCATTAGACAAGCCGTCAGGTCGCTGGGGTCAGACTCTCTGTCCCATTGATCCTCAGACAGCCATTTTGATTGGAGGACAAGGATCCAGAATGCAGTTCTGTAAAGACCCCATCTGGAAACTGTGCACAG AGGATCTTTCTTGGGTACCTGCTGAAACCCTGGCAGAAGGACCGACCCCTGAGGCCCGCATTGGTCACACTGCGACCTATGACCCTGAGTCTAAGCGTATCTTTGTGTTTGGTGGCTCGAAGCATAAGAAATGGTTCAATGATGTTCACATCTTAGACACAGAAAGCTGGCGTTGGACTTTGGTTGAG GCGCAGGGAAAAGTGCCTCCTCTGGCTTACCACAGCTGCAGTATGTTTCGGGGAGAGCTCTTTGTGTTCGGAGGAGTGTTTCCTCGCCCACATCCAGAACCAGACGGCTGCAGTGACTCCCTCTATATCTTCAACCCTGATATGGCCATCTGGTATCAACCCATTGTCAATGGAGAGAAGCCTGCTCCACGCTCTGG GCACTCAGCATGTGTGATGCAGGGGAGGATCTTTGTGTTTGGCGGCTGGGACACCCCTGTCTGCTTCAATGACATGTTCATGCTAGACCTTG GCTTGATGGAGTTTTCTGCTGTGAAGACAAGTGGAACAGCCCCCTCTCCTAGAAG CTGGCATGGCTGTGCGGTTCTTTCGGACTGCAGCTTCCTGATCCATGGCGGCTACAATGGGAACAACGCACTGAGTGATACATTCATCTTCAACACAG ACACTAGTTGCTGGTCATCTCTGATTCTACCCCAGCTCAATTCTGTTCCCCGAGCTGGACACTCCATCATTACCATGCCCACCACATGCAGaaag GGATCCATAGATGAACAGGAGGAACTTTCAGAGTCTGCTCCACAGACGCTGTTGGTTTTCGGTGGGGGTGACAACGAAGGGAGCTTCTTTTCGGACCTTTTCACTATGCCAGTAGAGGAGCTAAGAAGAGACTAA
- the krcp gene encoding kelch repeat-containing protein isoform X3, with protein MVLFSRGDWGKRDAISVELADERNIPISMGKLTPFNKCLSWEAGEDGVWSNGATLTVKLSGGTSDFLDPMLTVSQMECTPECNSTAPALRECPGKRKRSQGEEDEEIDEGRGKENICPNASEKATPHRRGKNNPRGGQTRLFSQKEEQTATSSSQSHKAKGKQAKTPSQTAPLDKPSGRWGQTLCPIDPQTAILIGGQGSRMQFCKDPIWKLCTEDLSWVPAETLAEGPTPEARIGHTATYDPESKRIFVFGGSKHKKWFNDVHILDTESWRWTLVEAQGKVPPLAYHSCSMFRGELFVFGGVFPRPHPEPDGCSDSLYIFNPDMAIWYQPIVNGEKPAPRSGHSACVMQGRIFVFGGWDTPVCFNDMFMLDLGLMEFSAVKTSGTAPSPRSWHGCAVLSDCSFLIHGGYNGNNALSDTFIFNTDTSCWSSLILPQLNSVPRAGHSIITMPTTCRKGSIDEQEELSESAPQTLLVFGGGDNEGSFFSDLFTMPVEELRRD; from the exons ATGGTTCTCTTCTCCAGAGGAGACTGGGGAAAGCGAGATGCAATCTCTGTGGAACTTGCTGATGAGAGAAACATACCCATTAGTATGGGGAAACTAACACCATTCAATAA ATGTCTGTCATGGGAAGCTGGTGAAGATGGAGTCTGGTCCAATGGAGCAACCTTAACTGTAAAACTCAGTGGG GGTACTAGTGATTTCTTGGATCCAATGTTGACTGTTTCACAGATGGAATGCACTCCAGAG TGCAACTCCACAGCACCGGCATTAAGGGAATGTCCAGGCAAGAGGAAGCGGTCTCAGGGAGAGGAGGATGAAGAAATTGATGAAGGGAGAGGAAAGGAGAACATCTGTCCTAACGCCTCAGAAAAGGCAACACCTCACAGACGGGGCAAGAACAATCCTCGTGGAGGTCAAACACGACTGTTCTCGCAAAAGGAGGAACAGACTGCAACTTCCAGTTCTCAGAGTCACAAAGCTAAAGGCAAGCAAGCCAAAACCCCCTCACAGACTG CTCCATTAGACAAGCCGTCAGGTCGCTGGGGTCAGACTCTCTGTCCCATTGATCCTCAGACAGCCATTTTGATTGGAGGACAAGGATCCAGAATGCAGTTCTGTAAAGACCCCATCTGGAAACTGTGCACAG AGGATCTTTCTTGGGTACCTGCTGAAACCCTGGCAGAAGGACCGACCCCTGAGGCCCGCATTGGTCACACTGCGACCTATGACCCTGAGTCTAAGCGTATCTTTGTGTTTGGTGGCTCGAAGCATAAGAAATGGTTCAATGATGTTCACATCTTAGACACAGAAAGCTGGCGTTGGACTTTGGTTGAG GCGCAGGGAAAAGTGCCTCCTCTGGCTTACCACAGCTGCAGTATGTTTCGGGGAGAGCTCTTTGTGTTCGGAGGAGTGTTTCCTCGCCCACATCCAGAACCAGACGGCTGCAGTGACTCCCTCTATATCTTCAACCCTGATATGGCCATCTGGTATCAACCCATTGTCAATGGAGAGAAGCCTGCTCCACGCTCTGG GCACTCAGCATGTGTGATGCAGGGGAGGATCTTTGTGTTTGGCGGCTGGGACACCCCTGTCTGCTTCAATGACATGTTCATGCTAGACCTTG GCTTGATGGAGTTTTCTGCTGTGAAGACAAGTGGAACAGCCCCCTCTCCTAGAAG CTGGCATGGCTGTGCGGTTCTTTCGGACTGCAGCTTCCTGATCCATGGCGGCTACAATGGGAACAACGCACTGAGTGATACATTCATCTTCAACACAG ACACTAGTTGCTGGTCATCTCTGATTCTACCCCAGCTCAATTCTGTTCCCCGAGCTGGACACTCCATCATTACCATGCCCACCACATGCAGaaag GGATCCATAGATGAACAGGAGGAACTTTCAGAGTCTGCTCCACAGACGCTGTTGGTTTTCGGTGGGGGTGACAACGAAGGGAGCTTCTTTTCGGACCTTTTCACTATGCCAGTAGAGGAGCTAAGAAGAGACTAA